In Halococcus agarilyticus, one genomic interval encodes:
- a CDS encoding thiamine pyrophosphate-dependent enzyme: MSKSFSAIDGADEEGIDREAFTPGIEPQATWCPGCGDFGVLKALKGAMPEIGRTPDETLLVTGIGCSGKLSSYFESYGFHSIHGRSLPVARAAKLANPGLEVIAAGGDGDGYGIGGNHFMHTARENHDMLYIVFNNEIFGLTKGQTSPTSPKGHKSKTQPHGSAKDPIRPLSMALSAGASYVARTAAVNPRQATEVLAEAMEHDGFAHVDFLTQCPTWNKDAKQYVPYTDVQQSDDYDFDVADRREAAEMMHETEDKLYEGEVLTGRFYVEEDRRSYGQEKRETGEMPEEPLAERYFDDDYEWERSYDLLDVHK, from the coding sequence ATGAGCAAGTCATTCAGCGCGATCGACGGTGCGGACGAGGAGGGAATCGACCGGGAGGCGTTCACGCCGGGCATCGAGCCCCAGGCGACGTGGTGTCCCGGCTGTGGCGACTTCGGCGTGCTGAAGGCGCTGAAGGGCGCGATGCCCGAGATCGGCCGGACGCCCGACGAGACGCTGCTCGTGACCGGGATCGGCTGCTCGGGCAAGCTGTCGAGCTACTTCGAGTCCTATGGTTTTCACTCGATCCACGGCCGATCGCTGCCCGTGGCCCGGGCCGCGAAGCTCGCGAACCCAGGGCTAGAGGTGATCGCGGCGGGCGGCGACGGCGACGGCTACGGGATCGGTGGGAACCACTTCATGCACACCGCCCGCGAGAACCACGATATGCTGTACATCGTGTTCAACAACGAGATCTTCGGGCTCACGAAGGGCCAGACCTCCCCCACCAGCCCGAAGGGCCACAAGTCGAAGACCCAGCCCCACGGCTCGGCGAAGGACCCGATCCGACCGCTCTCGATGGCGCTGTCGGCGGGCGCGTCCTACGTCGCCCGGACCGCGGCGGTCAACCCGCGCCAGGCGACCGAGGTGCTGGCCGAGGCGATGGAGCACGACGGGTTCGCCCACGTCGACTTCCTGACCCAGTGTCCCACCTGGAACAAGGACGCCAAGCAGTACGTCCCCTACACCGACGTCCAGCAGTCCGACGACTACGACTTCGACGTTGCGGACCGGCGCGAGGCCGCCGAGATGATGCACGAGACCGAGGACAAGCTCTACGAGGGCGAGGTTCTCACGGGTCGATTCTACGTCGAGGAAGACCGACGATCCTACGGCCAGGAGAAACGCGAGACCGGGGAGATGCCCGAGGAGCCGCTGGCCGAGCGGTACTTCGACGACGACTACGAGTGGGAGCGCAGCTACGACCTGCTCGACGTTCACAAGTAA
- the lrpA1 gene encoding HTH-type transcriptional regulator LrpA1 translates to MSADATEDRILAVLEEDAQASYAEIADRAGVSKPTVRKYIDKLEGDGVIVGYSADIDPKKLSGRSIALVGIEVESGRYVEATRELKDAPEIETLYSSSGDHTLMAEIRAPDGDAVGAIIADVVLPIDGVTAAHPSFLQERLK, encoded by the coding sequence ATGAGTGCGGACGCCACCGAGGATCGCATCCTCGCCGTTCTGGAGGAGGATGCCCAGGCCTCCTACGCCGAGATCGCGGATCGGGCCGGGGTCTCGAAGCCCACGGTCAGGAAGTACATCGACAAGCTCGAGGGCGATGGGGTGATCGTGGGCTACTCCGCGGACATCGACCCGAAGAAGCTTTCCGGGCGCTCGATCGCGCTCGTCGGGATCGAGGTCGAGAGCGGGCGCTACGTCGAGGCGACCCGTGAGCTCAAGGATGCACCCGAGATCGAGACCCTCTACAGTTCGAGCGGCGACCACACCCTGATGGCCGAGATCCGCGCGCCCGACGGCGACGCGGTCGGCGCGATCATCGCGGACGTGGTGCTCCCGATCGACGGCGTCACCGCCGCCCATCCCTCCTTCCTTCAGGAACGGCTGAAGTGA
- a CDS encoding adenylosuccinate synthase: protein MTVTIVGAQLGDEGKGGMVDRWSETADVVCRYQGGDNAGHTVVYDDRATDGGATTADATDAGDENTEYKLSLVPSGAIRGKTGVLGNGCVINPATLFDEIEGLRERGLDPDVRVAERAHVIFPYHRALDGIEEDSKDDHIGTTGNGIGPTYEDKAARRGVRIGDLLDADVLRDRLEGLVPQKRAICESVYGVDPDAFDGAFDVDELFAEYRSYGERLATNDMPVNCGAFLDAHRERGDRLLFEGAQGTAIDLDHGNYPYVTSSNPTAGGAATGTGLGPTVVGSGEIVGIVKAYLSRVGAGPLPTEMGFVEGQTPAGGGNRDMTDLAAHIREAGGEYGTVTGRPRRIAWLDMPMLRHAARASGFTGLAINHVDTLAGIEEIRVGHAYDLAGETVTTMPATTERWSECEPQYRTFDGWSDADWDAVAREGYDALPANARTYVEYVGDELDVPIFAIGVGPDREQTIVLDDPF from the coding sequence ATGACCGTGACGATCGTCGGCGCGCAGCTCGGCGACGAGGGCAAGGGCGGGATGGTCGACCGCTGGAGTGAGACCGCGGACGTAGTGTGTCGGTACCAGGGCGGCGACAACGCCGGCCACACCGTCGTGTACGACGACCGTGCGACCGACGGTGGAGCCACGACGGCGGACGCCACCGACGCCGGCGACGAAAACACCGAGTACAAGCTCTCGCTCGTGCCGAGCGGCGCGATCCGGGGCAAGACCGGCGTGCTCGGCAACGGCTGTGTGATCAACCCCGCGACGCTGTTCGACGAGATCGAAGGGCTCCGCGAGCGCGGTCTCGACCCCGACGTGCGGGTGGCCGAGCGCGCCCACGTCATCTTCCCGTACCACCGCGCGCTCGACGGTATCGAGGAGGACTCGAAGGACGATCACATCGGCACCACCGGCAACGGGATCGGACCGACCTACGAGGACAAGGCGGCCAGGCGCGGGGTCCGGATCGGCGACCTCCTCGATGCCGACGTGCTCCGCGATCGACTCGAAGGACTCGTCCCGCAGAAACGCGCGATCTGTGAGTCCGTCTATGGGGTCGATCCCGACGCGTTCGACGGCGCGTTCGACGTCGACGAACTGTTCGCCGAGTACCGTTCGTACGGTGAGCGCCTCGCCACGAACGACATGCCGGTGAACTGCGGGGCGTTCCTCGACGCACACCGCGAGCGCGGCGATCGGCTCCTGTTCGAGGGCGCGCAGGGCACCGCGATCGACCTCGATCACGGCAACTACCCCTACGTGACCTCCTCGAACCCGACGGCCGGCGGTGCAGCCACGGGGACCGGCCTCGGGCCGACCGTCGTCGGCAGCGGTGAGATCGTCGGCATCGTCAAGGCGTACCTCTCGCGGGTCGGGGCGGGGCCGCTCCCGACCGAGATGGGGTTCGTCGAGGGCCAGACCCCGGCGGGCGGCGGCAACCGCGACATGACCGATCTCGCCGCACACATCCGCGAGGCCGGCGGCGAGTACGGCACCGTCACCGGCCGGCCGCGGCGGATCGCCTGGCTCGACATGCCGATGCTCCGCCACGCGGCGCGCGCGAGCGGCTTTACCGGACTCGCGATCAACCACGTCGACACGCTCGCGGGGATCGAGGAGATCCGTGTGGGTCACGCCTACGACCTCGCGGGCGAGACCGTCACGACGATGCCCGCGACCACCGAGCGCTGGAGCGAGTGCGAACCCCAGTACAGGACGTTCGACGGCTGGTCCGACGCCGACTGGGACGCGGTCGCACGCGAGGGCTACGACGCGCTCCCTGCGAACGCCCGGACCTACGTCGAGTACGTGGGCGACGAACTCGATGTCCCGATTTTCGCGATCGGCGTCGGTCCCGACCGCGAGCAGACGATCGTGCTCGACGATCCGTTCTAA